In Nitratiruptor sp. YY09-18, a single window of DNA contains:
- a CDS encoding transposase — MKGKNRYIKKVHITERKFKEILRCFCLDLTAKQTSKVTKVNCNTINRYFNKTRERIMKLCQTDSPFKEEIGVDKSYFGAKRDIISYYSRKISIDIIIYSDKWRGYDELVDIGYDKDFRVKYGNNEFAKSKNHINGIESFWNYAKMWLYKFRGLSKNKFNLHLKEYKFRFNTRHNEFQHL, encoded by the coding sequence ATGAAGGGTAAAAATAGATACATCAAAAAAGTTCATATAACAGAGAGAAAATTTAAGGAGATTTTACGATGTTTCTGTTTGGATTTGACAGCTAAACAAACATCTAAAGTCACAAAAGTTAATTGTAATACAATCAATAGATATTTCAATAAAACAAGAGAGCGAATTATGAAGCTTTGCCAAACAGATTCTCCATTCAAAGAAGAAATAGGAGTTGATAAGAGCTATTTTGGGGCAAAAAGAGACATTATAAGCTACTATTCGAGGAAAATTTCAATTGATATTATAATTTATTCAGATAAGTGGAGAGGATATGATGAACTTGTTGATATTGGCTATGATAAAGATTTTAGAGTCAAATATGGAAATAACGAATTTGCAAAAAGTAAGAACCATATCAATGGAATAGAATCTTTTTGGAATTATGCTAAAATGTGGCTGTATAAATTTAGAGGTCTTTCAAAGAATAAATTTAATTTACACTTAAAAGAGTATAAGTTTAGGTTCAATACTCGTCATAATGAGTTTCAACACTTATAA
- a CDS encoding glycosyltransferase family 4 protein — MKNKVCHITTVHQPFDIRIFHKECLSLTKAGYDVNLIAQHDRDETINGVKIVSLPKIFNRKERIFKLRKLAFQKAVEIDADIYHFHDPELLPVGLKLKKLGRMVIYDVHEDVPRQILSKPYLNKFIKPIISKSFEIYENRAAKKFDAIITATPHIRNRFLKINSNTVDINNYPKLNELYEPVEWINRKNEICYIGGITKIRGIIELIKALEYTDTILHLAGNFESKELEKEVKSLPGWKKVKYYGFVGREKVNEILKLVKIGIVTLHPITNYIYSQPIKMFEYMSAGIPVIASNFSLWKEIVEKGNCGICVDPLSPKEIANAINNVLGNDKIAKNMGENGRKLVENKYNWKSEEKKLFELYIKIIEKNDI; from the coding sequence ATGAAAAATAAAGTATGTCATATTACCACAGTCCATCAACCATTCGATATAAGAATATTTCATAAAGAATGTTTATCACTTACAAAAGCAGGTTATGATGTTAACTTAATTGCTCAGCATGATAGAGATGAAACTATAAATGGAGTAAAAATAGTATCATTACCAAAAATTTTTAATAGAAAAGAAAGAATTTTCAAGTTAAGAAAATTAGCATTCCAAAAAGCAGTTGAAATAGATGCCGATATATACCATTTTCATGATCCAGAGCTATTGCCGGTTGGATTAAAACTTAAAAAACTGGGAAGAATGGTAATATATGATGTTCACGAAGATGTTCCAAGACAGATACTTTCAAAACCCTATCTTAATAAATTTATCAAGCCTATCATATCTAAAAGTTTTGAAATTTATGAGAACCGTGCAGCTAAAAAATTTGATGCTATAATAACTGCGACACCTCATATTAGAAATAGATTTTTAAAAATAAATTCAAATACAGTTGATATAAATAACTACCCAAAATTAAATGAATTATATGAACCCGTTGAATGGATTAACAGGAAGAATGAAATTTGCTATATAGGTGGAATAACAAAAATTAGAGGTATTATTGAGTTAATAAAAGCTCTTGAGTATACAGATACTATTTTACATCTTGCAGGGAATTTTGAAAGTAAAGAGTTAGAAAAAGAAGTAAAATCCTTACCAGGGTGGAAAAAAGTTAAATATTATGGTTTTGTTGGAAGAGAAAAAGTAAATGAAATTCTAAAACTTGTAAAAATTGGGATAGTAACTTTACATCCTATTACAAATTATATATATTCGCAGCCTATTAAAATGTTTGAATATATGTCAGCAGGTATTCCTGTAATAGCTTCCAATTTTTCACTTTGGAAAGAAATAGTTGAAAAGGGCAATTGCGGTATATGTGTTGATCCTTTGAGTCCAAAGGAAATAGCAAATGCTATAAATAATGTTTTAGGTAATGATAAAATAGCTAAAAATATGGGAGAAAATGGAAGAAAACTTGTTGAAAACAAGTATAATTGGAAAAGCGAAGAAAAAAAATTATTTGAATTATATATTAAAATTATAGAAAAAAATGATATTTAA
- a CDS encoding O-antigen polymerase, whose protein sequence is MRYSNIPTFVPWQIIKYFFYNLTIFTILAIIYVKIIIPLFSYEGFYLNFSIEKVLISLLFLLMVSLPIKKKEMVSTSLINALIVFSYIPMLILFSFENLSLEFMLYVTISVYAIILFTQYFPIFVKFKIFPFRLKFFMLILVPLFLSILIYMFYKNFAYFNLDISKVYEYRAVISENTPTLIAYIYNILFKGIIPILFLFYLFHTSKTSIKIIITIILIILYIIIFGITSHKFYLFIIPFMVSIYLVSSIFKKTNLVFANIMIFLLISIFILSLFKNNLFLWITSLFIRRLLFVPADLNFAYFEFFNDHTFVYFSDSKFLPFYYIIGYPYDLNVPHLVGREIFGNPAMGANTGWIGSGYAHMGFIGMLFYAFIISIILKYLDFLSKYLDKKFLVFSFIPYIITLFLSSDLKTTLLNHGLFFYLILLSFLANYKKRRYSFYEK, encoded by the coding sequence ATGAGATATAGTAATATTCCAACTTTCGTTCCATGGCAAATTATTAAATATTTTTTTTATAATCTAACTATATTTACTATATTAGCAATTATTTATGTAAAAATAATAATTCCTTTGTTTTCATATGAAGGTTTTTATCTTAATTTTTCAATAGAAAAAGTGTTGATATCTTTATTGTTTTTGTTAATGGTTTCGTTGCCAATTAAAAAAAAAGAAATGGTCTCAACATCATTAATCAACGCTCTAATCGTTTTTTCATATATACCTATGTTAATCCTATTTTCTTTTGAAAATCTAAGTTTAGAATTTATGCTGTATGTAACTATTTCAGTGTATGCTATCATTCTCTTTACTCAATATTTTCCAATATTTGTTAAATTTAAAATATTTCCTTTTAGACTGAAATTTTTTATGCTTATATTAGTGCCTTTATTTTTAAGTATTTTGATATATATGTTTTACAAAAATTTCGCATATTTTAATTTAGATATAAGTAAGGTGTATGAATATAGGGCTGTAATATCTGAAAACACACCTACTTTAATAGCTTATATATATAATATATTATTCAAAGGAATAATCCCCATCTTATTTTTATTCTATTTATTTCATACTTCCAAAACATCCATAAAGATTATTATAACAATTATTTTAATTATTTTGTATATCATTATTTTTGGAATAACATCTCACAAATTTTATTTATTCATAATTCCTTTTATGGTGAGTATTTATTTAGTTTCGTCAATTTTTAAAAAAACAAATTTAGTATTTGCTAATATAATGATATTTTTATTAATTTCTATTTTTATTTTATCTTTATTTAAAAATAATTTATTTCTATGGATTACTTCGTTATTTATTAGACGTCTTTTATTTGTTCCAGCAGACTTAAATTTTGCATATTTTGAATTTTTTAACGATCATACATTTGTTTATTTCTCGGATAGTAAGTTCCTTCCATTTTATTACATAATTGGTTATCCCTATGATTTAAACGTACCTCATCTTGTTGGAAGAGAGATTTTTGGAAATCCAGCTATGGGTGCTAATACAGGTTGGATAGGTAGCGGTTATGCGCATATGGGGTTTATAGGAATGCTTTTTTACGCTTTTATTATTTCTATTATTTTAAAATACCTTGATTTTCTATCGAAATATTTAGATAAAAAATTTTTAGTTTTTTCTTTTATACCTTATATTATAACTTTATTTTTATCTTCTGATTTAAAAACTACATTGCTAAATCATGGATTATTTTTTTACCTTATTTTATTATCCTTTTTAGCAAATTATAAAAAAAGGAGATACTCATTTTATGAAAAATAA
- a CDS encoding glycosyltransferase family 4 protein translates to MKKNIWIINEYAGSPYHGMEFRHYYLGKELIKLGYDVTIITASFSHLFKNLPKVENRFKLENIDGINYLWIKVPQYSKSWDKKRVLKWLKFAYYLFKLPFDKLSKPDYIILSPMNTLPVIPSYRLAKKFSAKFIFEVKDIWPLSIIELGNYSFNNPFIKLLKYCENFAIKKSDLLISVLPNYREYLKDNGFDKDFVYIPNGIYLEDKKTIEPLSNDIRNQIPKDKFIVAYTGTIGIANALEYLIEAGKLLKDKDILILIVGEGGEKEKLKKLVKGYENIKLLPPIPKGQVQNLLNLVDICYIGWRNKKIYKYGISPNKIFDYMYAGKPIIHSINTKNDIVSIAKCGISVEAENPKAIADAILKLYKMSPDERKKIGENGKKYVIENHSYENIAKKYIKYLKEL, encoded by the coding sequence ATGAAAAAAAATATTTGGATAATTAATGAATATGCAGGTTCACCATATCATGGAATGGAATTTAGGCATTATTATTTAGGTAAAGAACTTATTAAACTTGGATACGATGTAACAATAATAACTGCCTCTTTTTCTCATCTTTTTAAAAATCTTCCCAAAGTAGAAAATAGATTCAAATTGGAAAATATTGATGGTATAAATTACTTATGGATAAAAGTTCCTCAATATTCAAAATCTTGGGATAAAAAAAGAGTTTTGAAATGGCTAAAATTTGCATATTATTTATTTAAATTACCATTCGATAAATTATCTAAACCAGACTATATTATTCTTTCGCCTATGAATACTTTACCTGTTATTCCTTCTTATAGATTAGCAAAGAAATTTTCTGCTAAATTTATTTTTGAAGTGAAGGATATATGGCCTCTTTCGATAATTGAACTTGGAAACTATTCTTTCAATAATCCATTTATTAAACTTCTAAAGTATTGTGAAAATTTTGCTATAAAAAAATCAGACTTATTAATTTCTGTCTTACCAAACTATAGAGAATACCTCAAGGATAATGGATTCGATAAAGATTTTGTTTATATTCCCAATGGTATTTACTTAGAAGATAAGAAAACAATAGAACCTCTGTCTAATGATATAAGAAATCAAATTCCAAAAGATAAATTTATAGTTGCCTATACTGGAACTATTGGAATTGCAAATGCTTTAGAGTATCTAATTGAAGCAGGAAAGCTATTAAAGGATAAAGATATATTAATTCTGATAGTCGGAGAAGGAGGAGAAAAAGAAAAATTAAAAAAATTAGTTAAAGGGTATGAAAATATAAAACTTTTACCACCTATTCCTAAAGGACAGGTTCAAAATTTATTAAATTTAGTAGATATTTGCTATATAGGTTGGAGGAATAAAAAAATATATAAATATGGAATTTCACCTAATAAGATTTTTGATTATATGTATGCTGGGAAACCAATAATTCATTCGATTAACACAAAGAACGATATTGTATCTATAGCAAAATGTGGAATATCAGTTGAAGCAGAAAATCCTAAAGCTATTGCAGATGCTATTTTAAAGTTATATAAAATGTCACCTGATGAAAGGAAAAAAATTGGTGAAAATGGGAAAAAGTATGTTATTGAAAATCATAGTTACGAAAATATTGCTAAAAAATATATAAAATATTTAAAAGAGCTATAA